The genomic stretch TGCTTTCAACAGAAATTAGCTCTCTCACTCATGCTATAATAGAGACTTGTttagtaaaattattttcttGAGATGATGTTAGTTAGTTTTTGTCTCATTTCAGCTGCCATAAGATGATCTTTTCAACCTATTCTTTAAAATGTATGCTTGAGGTCTAATAGAAAATTCTCAACTCAACAGGATTGGAGATTCTGGCATTCCCCTGCAACCAGTTTGGAGCTCAGGAGCCAGGAAGCAATGACGAGATCGTCGAGTTTGCTTGCACCCGCTTCAAAGCTGAATATCCCATATTCGACAAGGTATGTCGAGCTCCATGAGAATTAAGCTAAGTTTAACTGCACCAAAGTAAtggaaacaaacaaacaaaatttgAACTTCTGTGTTATTCCCAAATTTAGGTGGATGTGAATGGTGACAATGCTGCTCCAATCTACAAGTACTTGAAGTCAAGCAAAGGTAGTCTCTTTGGGGACAGCATCAAGTGGAACTTCTCCAAGTTCCTTGTTGACAAAGAGGGGAAGGTTGTTGACCGATATGCGCCCACCACTTCACCTCTCAGCATTGAGGTAATAACACTAATAAAAGTTACATAGAATTAGCTTCTACTTGACAAAACCAACTATAATagctttctgggtttttcttgttCTTACTCTTGCATATTCTTTTCCTAATTTGCAGAAGGATGTAAAGAAGCTTTTGGGAGTTGCATGAGTCAGCTCTTACCTCATAATCAATAATGGACGAGTGTTAGTATGAATAACCCTCTCTCTCCATGTATGTATTGGCCCCAGTGGTGGGCATAAATATACTCAAGTTGTATTTTGTTTGTTATGTATTGCTGAACCAGTCACTTCATTTTGAATTGAGACTGTTTTCGAGTTGGCACAAGTATATCCATATACCTTGTGCGTTGTGTTTATGCATATGAGAGCTTGGTTGTGCTTTGAAGGGTTTTTTGAGTGTCCAAGCGTTGCAAAACAATCGATATTCTTCTTAGACAGATAGAATTAGGCCCTGTCCCAAACATGAATAGCCTCTACAAACGACAAGAATTTAAAATGAATGTATTCAAACGACAATATTTCATATATGCCACATGGCAGTAATTGTGAATAAGAGTGAGAATGGAATGCGAGTAAAAAAAGGGGAAAAAACAATTTTCTTCAATGTATGGTCTTCCTCAATAGTCATTCCactaaaattaagaaaaaaaagtcATTTCATTGGAATCAAATGAATTGAAActggattattattttttaagaagCAATGTTTAGTAGGGAGGAGAGATGAATCTCTTGTTTggcaaatattatattaaaaaagatACTATGGATTAACAATTATTATTCTCACCATCTTTGGAACCTAATACTAAACAATACAAAACAGAGCTACTTCTAGAATAAGTATTTTCATATTCAAATCTATTCTAAGATATCATAAATGTAGATATTTTACTTTCAAATTCTAAGATATTATTCAAATAAGATTTGTATGTTAAAATAAAATGTCATGATTAATTTTCGAAtctaaatttaatattatatatatcgTCGTCATAATTTAAGGGTGTTTGGTATGAGATTTGGTTTGATGATAATGAGAATGTCAAATTTAATCTATGtttgataaatttatttttaatggtttgaggatttgtgttttcaagtgagtcatattttttagcttgatttgagCGTAATTTTAAACAATGTAAACACTTAGGgtccgtttggtaaaatttttggtactgtttggtaaccattaaaaaaacagttttttatttatttaattaaaaatttgacaattaaacataaaatagcgtttggtaactctatttttattttttatttttttaaattttaaacaaaatttattaaattttgaaaatagaaaattttcactttcaaaattttttaaacacaaaaatgaaaataaaattttatttttatttctttattttaaaaaaataaaaatatgtttggtaactatttttgttttttgtttttaaaaacaaaaaataataaacgcgtttgataacttttatttttattttttgtttaataatatgaggtgttgatttgaagaagagaagaaaaaaagaaagaaaaaattgaaaactatttaaaaaaattttgaaagtgaaaaaattctattttcaaattttaattaaaatttaaaaaaataataaataaaaatagagttaccaaacacattttttgtttaattatcaaatttttaattaattaaataaaaaactatttttttaagtgttaccaaacgaCACCTTAGTTTCGCATTTTATTAATCTAATTCACTTTAACTCTACTCCcacaaattcaaattttatactAAATACCCTAAAGATCAAATTTAACATTCAAAtgcagttatttttttttttaaaaattcaattatttagtgttaatttatttttaaattaaggatattttatttttagatttcAAATGTTTATTACTCGGAAAAAAATTATACGAAGAACATTTAAACCGTATATTAATaacgtttttaaaaaaaaaaaaatgaatgacatataaaaatacatacatatttatatgaatttttaattaatttaaacataagaaTTGCGTTCTATAATTTATCTTCAAATTCAAAtttcatatttataaatatacgATACAAGCAACATATAATGcatatttgcttagttttatttataaaatttattaattatttttattaaattctatcactatcatataaataataaataaataaataaacattattatatataaaagaatgacataaatatattaaatgaaaaattaaaccaaaacattatttataaattatatatataatatgataacatttctaaaatagttttttttaataaaaagtaagattatgtattatatattattaatataatgatattttataatatttaaatttatattaaaataagtattaaatatttagtgttgcattaaatattattattataataatataattagtaaaaaattagaattatatattattatcataataatattttataacatttaaatttatattagtataattattatatattattataataatgatattttataagatttgaattagaatttatattaatataattattatatatgtagtcttatattaaatattaatataataatagtattttattatatttgaacttatattaatataataattaataaatatctattttaattagTTTCAAAGGTATATTCCGTTAactatttagaatattttattaaagttaacaaaacaaactattaaaactaaaaatttatgTAATCTACACACTGAAGAAATATGTTATAGTTCATTTTTGGGTGATTTAAATATTTAAACGATTTTTCAAATTAATGATGATAATGTTTCAAGTGAAATAATATTGTAAATAAACTCTTAACAAATATAAATActtgtaaattaaaattaaaatttaaatcgaTAAGGAACCGACTAAACAAGGGAAATTTTACAAATAATACTTAATAATGactaatattactaaaaaatcctagcactattaatattttcaatttgatgctaaacattcctctcatacccaaaatacccatcccattatatcaaaaaatccTAAAACCTTCtcttcatctctctctctctcattctcacgaAATCATCTTTAAAACCTACAGatttgtataattttcttgtcaaaatcattgttagccatctccattgtctctgtgaagtcgtcaatatcaaaggcaacatctattttgagagtttttggaggagaaaaaccatgggtaatagttttgtacattttatgtgttgtgtattatttgtttatatatattttttggctattttgaacagacttgagcctatattggtgtattttttgggatttttagagagatttcgcgatctgtgtttttctgggttttttgcaacttttttgctcgataggagctcgatatgagctcgatggtatgtagaagaaggtctttTATGAGCTCGATGTAGCTCGATTTGAGCTCAATAGGTTTAGGTTTTTTTGCTCGATTGTGCTCGATGGAAACTCAataagggttcgattggaccctacaatatttgagctcgattatagctcaataggtttaggttttctcgatatgtgctcgatagGATTCGATGGAGGTTTTGGTTAGATTTTATGTTCAGTTtaagaaatggtagctcgatactaactcgataagagctcgatgctaactcggtaaagctcgatgatagctcgataaagctcgataatGTTCTTTTTTCATGAATGTCTGAAGAAATGATAGTTTTCCTGataattttaatgttttttttccaacacaggctcTATTGTATAcatttttgtatcctacaatggtgtttgggaattacaagggaataagtggattttcaaggaccctcaatgcatggtgatactGATGGAGaatactgtaacgtacttgcaacttcttgacatattgcacaaggaacttaaagttgataaacagatgtatgagttgaaattggaggttccttacacatgcgacgaccaaccgtttacacctgttcatgttgaaagtgatcttggtgtccgtgaattcttaggagtaacatctaaagaaaggttggccttgtgtgtcactcctgttaaaaagattgtcattgtAGACCCATATTCCACTTTcggacctgagggagcagccaatactttaggatgtcctattggtgacctgagggacaaccagtatgagtacaacccctatgtgaatgacgatccagtagCTGAACACAATGAGGACTTCGGATACAATTCAGTGAATGATGATCCAGCAGCTGAATATTTGCAAGTAGAacaagcacaagaacaaccaataTGTCATATTGCACGGGcgacccaccaagtcaaggacgtcgaacacctggcaccagctctagtcgtcctggtggaacagaatataactatacaTGGAACAttccaatatgttcaacagaagatcatagaaaatggagtgctcccatgtttacaaaagaagatatcaagGATTCtagtcgttctgaatcaccctTATTCGGTGTAGCATTGGGGGAATTACTTCTTGGGAAgacatttgagaacaagatggaattgaaaaccaaagtggctctcttcgcaatgaagaataattttgagtttatggttaagaagtctggtactgatgtgttgtatatcacctgcaaggatcctgattgtggttggagaataagagggaaaaaagtagcgagatcggagatgtttgagatcactgtttataatagtgtacatacttgctcactagaattgcgacaaaaagaccaccgtcaagcagcaccttctgtcattgggcaccttatcaagaacaaatatgctactaaTGGCACTAGCTACCCaccaaacaacataaaggaggatatgaagaataattttgggatcgatatgagttatatgaaggcttggagataGAGAGAAGGCACTTggttatgtcagggggacacctgaagaatcgtactccaagttaccttcttacctaTACATGCTGcaacaaaagaatccaggtacaataatTGATTTTGTCATAGATGATGGTctctttctttactgtttcttctcactcggagtttgtaaaaggggatttacatcatgtcttcctgttatatgtgtggacgacactttcttgaagtcaaggtacggtggccacatgttgtgtgttgtcgcattggatgcgaataaccacatttatccaattgcgttcGCGATTGTTGAtagtgagaatcatgcttcttggaagtatttcatgatgaaattgaaggaagtcattggagttgttgataa from Humulus lupulus chromosome 5, drHumLupu1.1, whole genome shotgun sequence encodes the following:
- the LOC133778400 gene encoding probable phospholipid hydroperoxide glutathione peroxidase isoform X2 yields the protein MASQSSTTSIHDFTVKDAKGNDVDLSIYKGKALLIVNVASQCGLTNSNYTELSQLYQKYKDQGLEILAFPCNQFGAQEPGSNDEIVEFACTRFKAEYPIFDKVDVNGDNAAPIYKYLKSSKGSLFGDSIKWNFSKFLVDKEGKVVDRYAPTTSPLSIEKDVKKLLGVA